The Chryseobacterium sp. 52 genome includes a region encoding these proteins:
- a CDS encoding helix-turn-helix domain-containing protein — protein MKVCGQNIRKIRRSKDFTQEYMAFEMGISQKAYSDIENSKVKINLEILNKISGILEIKPSDICSISHKCGNDGNEDRYQSLLEYMKKNNISVPEEYL, from the coding sequence ATGAAAGTATGTGGACAAAATATCAGGAAAATCCGTAGAAGTAAAGATTTTACGCAGGAGTATATGGCTTTTGAAATGGGCATTTCTCAAAAGGCCTATTCTGACATTGAAAATTCTAAAGTGAAGATCAATCTGGAAATACTCAACAAGATCTCAGGTATTTTGGAAATTAAGCCTTCCGATATCTGCAGCATTTCGCACAAATGTGGAAATGATGGGAACGAAGACCGATATCAGTCGCTTTTAGAGTATATGAAAAAGAATAATATTTCAGTTCCGGAGGAATATCTGTAA
- the ccoN gene encoding cytochrome-c oxidase, cbb3-type subunit I, whose product METQKFNYDNNIVRAFLYATILFGLIGFMLGLSAALMLFYPELPEFLFGTDDTTIQSLRSGNIQGLINTQGAMGFGRIRMLHTSAVIFAFVCNSFFCGAYYSMQRLLKTRMYSDTLSWLHFWTWQLMIIAVVITFLMGINTSKEYAEHEWPIDIMITVSWVIFGINMFGTIAKRRVRHLYVAIWFYIATWIAVAMLHIFNNLEVPLSFTSWKSYSVYAGVKDALVQWWYGHNAVAFVLTTPVLGLMYYFMPKAAQRPVFSYKLSIIHFWSLIFVYLWAGPHHLQYTALPAWVQAVSTGFSIMLIAPSWGGMLNGLLTLRGAWDKVRENPILKFFVVAITCYGMATFEGPLLATKSLNKIGHYTDWVIGHVHLGALGWNGFMAFGVVYYLIPVMWRTPLWSKKLANWHFWLGTLGIIFYAVPMYISGFTQGLMWKQFNPDGTLMYKNWLDTVTAIIPYFKMRFLGGVLYLSGAILMVINVIKTVRSGSFQKEVPAEAPALAAIGKGRKEGEGVHLWLERTPKLLSILAFITVAIGGLVEIIPTLSLKQSVPTITAVKPYTPLELEGRDLYVREGCNSCHSQMIRPFRDEIVRFEGKNGQYSKAGEFIYDRPFLWGSKRTGPDLHREGGRNPDSWHFKHMYNPRITSAGSIMPRFPWLITNKLDRTQMVDKMRLMKNYFDVPYSKAEIDSANKWADNQSKAIVQRIYSEAGDVKDQMEKEKTTKGTSYVPLEQREIVAMIAYLQRLGTDIKTTQIQTASAE is encoded by the coding sequence ATGGAGACGCAAAAATTCAATTATGACAATAATATTGTCAGAGCATTCCTGTATGCTACTATCCTATTCGGGCTGATCGGTTTTATGTTGGGACTTTCAGCTGCACTGATGCTTTTCTATCCTGAATTACCAGAGTTTTTATTCGGGACAGATGATACAACCATCCAGAGTCTGAGAAGCGGAAATATACAGGGTCTTATCAACACGCAGGGTGCTATGGGCTTTGGAAGGATCAGAATGCTTCATACAAGTGCCGTTATTTTTGCTTTCGTTTGTAATTCCTTCTTCTGCGGTGCTTATTACAGTATGCAGAGGCTTTTAAAAACAAGAATGTACAGTGATACGCTTTCATGGCTTCATTTCTGGACCTGGCAGCTGATGATCATTGCTGTAGTGATTACATTCCTGATGGGAATCAATACATCTAAAGAATATGCAGAACATGAATGGCCTATTGATATTATGATCACTGTATCATGGGTTATTTTCGGGATCAATATGTTCGGAACCATTGCGAAGAGAAGGGTAAGACACCTTTATGTAGCTATCTGGTTTTATATTGCAACCTGGATTGCTGTGGCAATGCTGCATATCTTTAATAACCTTGAAGTTCCTTTATCATTCACAAGCTGGAAATCCTATTCTGTATATGCCGGTGTAAAAGATGCTCTTGTACAATGGTGGTATGGTCATAATGCCGTAGCATTCGTACTGACAACTCCGGTATTAGGTCTGATGTATTATTTCATGCCGAAAGCGGCACAGCGACCTGTATTTTCCTATAAATTATCCATTATTCACTTTTGGTCTCTGATATTCGTATACCTTTGGGCCGGTCCTCACCACCTTCAGTATACGGCGCTTCCGGCATGGGTTCAGGCTGTATCTACCGGTTTCTCTATCATGCTTATCGCACCTTCATGGGGAGGAATGCTGAACGGCCTTCTTACCTTAAGAGGAGCCTGGGATAAAGTAAGAGAAAATCCTATTCTTAAATTCTTTGTGGTCGCTATTACCTGCTATGGTATGGCCACTTTCGAAGGACCTTTATTAGCTACAAAATCTTTAAATAAAATCGGGCACTACACGGACTGGGTGATTGGTCACGTACACCTGGGAGCTCTTGGATGGAACGGTTTTATGGCCTTCGGAGTTGTATACTATCTGATCCCGGTGATGTGGAGAACACCGTTATGGTCTAAAAAATTAGCCAACTGGCACTTCTGGCTGGGAACATTAGGAATTATTTTCTATGCTGTTCCGATGTATATCTCAGGTTTCACACAGGGATTGATGTGGAAACAGTTTAATCCGGACGGTACTTTAATGTATAAAAACTGGCTGGATACGGTGACTGCAATTATTCCTTACTTTAAAATGAGATTCTTAGGAGGTGTCCTTTATCTTTCAGGAGCTATTTTAATGGTGATTAATGTGATCAAAACCGTAAGATCTGGTTCATTTCAGAAAGAAGTTCCTGCAGAAGCTCCTGCCCTGGCAGCCATCGGCAAAGGGAGAAAAGAAGGCGAAGGCGTACACCTTTGGCTGGAAAGAACTCCAAAATTACTTTCTATACTGGCTTTCATTACCGTGGCTATTGGCGGATTGGTAGAAATCATTCCTACATTATCTCTTAAACAGAGTGTTCCTACCATTACCGCAGTAAAACCGTATACTCCACTGGAGCTGGAAGGAAGAGACCTGTATGTCCGTGAAGGATGTAACTCGTGCCATTCCCAGATGATCAGACCTTTCCGTGATGAGATTGTAAGGTTTGAAGGTAAAAACGGGCAGTATTCAAAAGCCGGAGAGTTTATTTATGACAGACCTTTCTTATGGGGGTCTAAAAGAACAGGACCGGATCTTCACAGAGAGGGTGGCAGAAACCCGGATTCATGGCACTTCAAACATATGTACAACCCAAGAATTACGTCTGCAGGTTCCATTATGCCCCGTTTTCCATGGTTGATTACGAATAAGCTGGACCGTACTCAAATGGTTGACAAGATGAGGTTGATGAAAAACTATTTCGATGTTCCTTATTCAAAAGCGGAAATAGATTCTGCAAATAAATGGGCGGATAATCAGTCTAAAGCTATTGTACAGAGAATTTATTCTGAGGCCGGAGATGTGAAAGATCAGATGGAAAAAGAAAAAACAACAAAAGGTACGTCTTATGTACCGCTTGAACAGAGAGAAATTGTAGCGATGATCGCCTATCTGCAAAGATTAGGAACGGATATTAAAACAACACAGATTCAGACCGCAAGTGCTGAGTAA
- a CDS encoding cbb3-type cytochrome c oxidase N-terminal domain-containing protein, whose protein sequence is MKKRTPISIYIATTVGLTIMAFEMFAGDSGYFSSPFFWALIVIAVILLMIMNSIGDLVENESFSRLSEEEKKEYLAERSIPYYQKLWDSAFKKQSATEEKDILIDHGFDGITELDNSLPKWWIGLFWFGCIFCAVYMTAFAFTDYAHPEAELNKETTTMLASIAEYEKTAPQIDLETAKYSADHIAEGQELFKTNCVTCHGDSGKGGIGPNLTDTHWINLKEKSLFKNVFWMLENGSPNNPTMRPFIKEGTITGRDAEKIAAYIYHINQETSPITPAQGGAAPQGEEVKWENGN, encoded by the coding sequence ATGAAAAAGAGAACCCCAATTTCAATATATATCGCAACAACGGTAGGCTTAACGATCATGGCGTTTGAAATGTTCGCCGGAGATTCAGGCTATTTTTCTTCTCCATTTTTCTGGGCGCTTATTGTGATCGCTGTTATTCTTCTCATGATCATGAACTCTATCGGTGATCTGGTTGAAAATGAAAGTTTCAGCAGACTGTCCGAAGAGGAAAAGAAAGAATATTTGGCAGAAAGAAGTATTCCCTATTATCAGAAGCTTTGGGATTCTGCTTTTAAAAAGCAATCTGCTACCGAAGAAAAAGATATTCTTATCGATCATGGTTTTGACGGAATTACAGAGCTTGACAACTCGCTTCCAAAATGGTGGATAGGTCTGTTCTGGTTCGGATGTATATTCTGTGCGGTGTATATGACTGCTTTTGCTTTCACAGATTATGCTCATCCCGAAGCAGAATTAAACAAAGAAACCACCACCATGCTGGCATCTATAGCGGAATATGAAAAAACGGCCCCTCAGATTGATCTGGAAACGGCAAAATACAGTGCAGATCATATTGCAGAAGGCCAGGAACTTTTTAAAACCAATTGTGTAACCTGCCACGGCGACAGTGGAAAAGGAGGCATCGGCCCAAATCTTACCGACACACACTGGATCAATCTCAAAGAGAAAAGTCTGTTTAAAAATGTTTTCTGGATGCTTGAAAACGGTTCTCCGAACAATCCTACAATGCGACCTTTCATCAAAGAAGGAACTATTACAGGAAGAGATGCCGAGAAAATCGCAGCCTATATCTACCATATCAACCAGGAAACTTCTCCTATTACTCCGGCTCAGGGCGGTGCCGCTCCTCAGGGTGAAGAAGTGAAATGGGAAAACGGAAATTAA